One Glycine max cultivar Williams 82 chromosome 8, Glycine_max_v4.0, whole genome shotgun sequence genomic window, tttaaaagaattatttttgaaatatatatatatatatatatatatatatatatatatatatatatatatatatatatatatataacttttattattagttagtctaagtaataataattaaagtgtGTTTTTTTCGTTTGTGAATGTGGTTCAAACCCTATATATTATTAGAAGCAAAATCACATCTATTTTTTATAAggctcttattttttctttactctCTTccacttaaatattaattattcatatattaattttacttaaattaatattctctttatcttttttggTGTGGGAATGTTtcttaatatatcatttttacaaaatttagcCATAAGACGTTTTTGAATTGGCTATATGTCGAAATAATTTACTGATGCATGCGCTAACTaaaatcgattacaataatttaCTAAATGGTTTtgtgtaacaaaaaaattgaaaaataaattttcaataaacatATAGTCGTTTTAATCAAATGctattattaattgattttttgtaaaagaaaatagtgcttttggtttttataaaaGCTTCGCCGCAAAGTTTGTAATAAGCCTAAAAATATGTTGGATTGATATTACACCAAAATATCTCCtataattattttctacttattttaacaagttatttcaagataatttataaaagtaatttaattttatatttttaaaaaaatacttatatatgtattttttgttacaatgttattaatattgagtattattaattttattgatactAAATTTCATTAGcatgatgaattttttttttcaaatattttttttatctacaaaatttgaatttgagatcGATAATGAAATTTGGTATGATTCTAACTACCGACTTGTATACTTATATGTGTATACGTATAAATATTAATGTAATAACTACCCAATCATTActtaattaaatgttaattattgaTACACAGCCATTATCGTAAACAGTTATCGCTAATCTTTCTGATGCGATAAGTACAATAGAACACCACTCCTTGTCCTTGCTTTGATAATACGAAATaatggataaatttttttgaggCATATATAAGGCCATTTGTGTCGGCAACGGCTGAACAGCATGCACTCCTTTTCTACGCATCATGCCTTCTTTTGGTCGTTGGTGTCGGCAAAACCTCACGTGGATGAAATCTAATGATTCAGTTACTAGAGTTAGTGTCGTGAAACAAAGTAAAGGAGTGTGTGCTATGAgacaaatttctttaaaattataataatttgtgaGTCAGAAATCTTATTCAAtgattcttttatataattttatagtttttagtaaattttaatttaagataaaatatgtattttgagAAATGTGTTAGAGAATGAGTTGTTTTGACTTCTCATATAAGTAGATGGTAATTGGTGTTTTAGATAGGAATGTTCGCAAGTTCATTCTggttgattttaattatattcagAATCTAACCCAATTAAATTTGAtcagtttgatttgatttgattttcataattcttttttaaagacAATCCAACTCATTTATGAATGATTTAATTCGGTTCAGGTCAATgaattattcatttaaatttgatctttctttttttagaacTACTATTTTACATCATGATTCATCCAAAATATCTAATACAATTAATGCAATATTATCaagtagtaaaattgatttatttaataccatcaacataatattttaaaatacactaatacaacataaaacaaaatattcttcaacGAGATTTACTATCTGAATCACAACTATTtcctacaaattaattttttataataattttgttgcaACCAGATTTACTAAAACAAACGAACAAAATATgatcaattaatattataagcatgacaaaaaaaataaatatgaaaaatggtgaaacaaataacaatgtacCTGAAAGTAATATCTTAAGAAATTTCAACACTAGTAATCCTAACACTTGGAGTCTGAGTATTTAAAGTCAAAACAAACAACTCTGAAAATTTTTATGGGTTCGGTTCGATTTTGATCAAATCTATAAATCTAAACCCGTGACTCAACCCGTAGATAAACAGTTTTGATCAATTCGATTTGAGTCAATTCGGATTCACGAGTGACACGTACCCATGAACCCCctagttttaaatatattaactaaaaaaattgtaacaaaaaagtatcaattacaaaattcaaagtagtaaaattttattaaaaaaaatattaatagtgcACTTCAATATAATTTCTAATgccttttttaacatttttataaaaattattattaattccttgattaaaaatcaatacccttttaataaaattatttagttatatttcaaattaaattttacatgtgaatattgttttcttggtattttaaattttttcatgcaAATCTAACAATACTCCATCATCTATTTCctcttattttacattttagtattatatatagtatatagATTGCGCCAGCTTATGACCCCAAGTGGAGGCATAAAAGATTATAGTATATAGATCaagaaaactaattaatttcttcatttatattaaaattcatttacaattttgtaatatttttctctctgtCTTATTACTTTATATGCACACTATTGGTTCTTCCTTTTTATAACttagaaaatgataattaatgttATCTTGAAATTATAAAAGGACATATAGATAGAAAtacatattttctttgaaagtgaaaaataaaaagaaataaaatgagtaaCTTAAATAGATGCTAAGTTTTTCATGGGGAAAAAACTCATGCAAAATAAACGAAATAAATTAAACACTGCTCAAAGGTAATTATTTTGgaatcctataaaaaaaaaggtaattatTTGGGGGGAAATTATAGTTtagagattttatttaaaacaattattttttatttagttgtaATTAAAAAACTGAATTTTTCAATGGTCATATAGTTAATCTCTAGCTTGAGTAAAGAAGAAAAACTGTGTTTGGTACTCCACCAAACAACATAAAATTTGTTGAAACCTCAAACATTCACTCATCACAAATTATGTGTGCTAACGGGCTTGGCTTGACTAGAATGTTAAATTAAATGTGTAAAAGGCATTGCATCGACGTCTGGACATACTGTTAAATCAGCAaatgtttttacattttttagacAGATgcgaataaaaagaaaaatagtctaATAATGCTTGAACGGGTTTGGTACTTGGAAACATTGATAAGTGAGTCTTTGGAGGTACAGGATAGatgtggataaaaaaaaatggttagtCCAAGAATGTTTTGATTATATTTGGTATTTGGAATATTTTGATAGTTAAATCTTTGGAGACGGTTGACACCATTGAACAGATAGTTAAAGAGTTAGACACTTCAAGATTTATACTTTAGAATACAAGGTTAGATGAAAGAATGAAGTAAGTAGACATGAATTAGAAGACCAATAGTGTGGATGCAAAAAAGATTGGGAGTATCTTTCAAATAATGGTTACACAGGAAACTAGGGATGTTAATAGATTGATTTGAATCGGGTTCAAGACAAAAGGTTATTTGAAAGTTATATTTTAGTTCAGTtggaattattttctttaaaataaaagtgatcCAATCTAGTATGATAAAATGTAGTTTGAATTGAATTAGACAGTTCGATTTTTATTAGGATATCCTTAccaacattttaattatttattgctaGATCTCTTTAAAGCATTGCTATATACTCCAAAACTTTCAACCAAACGCATTCAGTCGACCTATACAAGTGTCATCTGACTTAAACAGTAATAAAGTAATGCTATTGTCAAGAAATTGATAAGTGTCAAATTTTGAATCGAAAAATCATTTGGCCAAACATATTTGGATGATAAATCATTTCCCATCTCTTTAACTCCAAATATTGAACatcaatattaaaataagagaaCTATCTTTGGGTTTAAATATACTAAAAgcctatttaaaaataaagaatacaaaaaataaaaataaaaaagatgtcaATCTATTAATTATCCTACATGTTCTTTTTCCTAAGAATACAAGAAAGAAGCATAATAAAAGCCAAGGAGAGCTTGTTCTACTACATTTTTGGATACATGAAATAAGCATAATAAAAGATATTGTTGGATACCAAAAGCATAGTAAAATGTATAAAAGTTACATGTAAAATGCATACTAACATAGAAGGTTTTTAACTAACGGGGTCTGtcaactaaatatattttatgcaaACTCGTTTGCTTCCCtaatgaaaataacaataatgaacAGCAGAGTGGCTGCTTCCTTTAGCATCAAATTGacacaaattaaatatagtttCAAGATGATATTCCATTCTGTATATTCATGAAGAGCAAATTGTATTATACTAACTGCTAATTACTTCTAATAAATAACAAGGCTAGCACAAGTGTCCCTAGTTCCTACCACCTAAAAAGACGATTACAAATGCCAGCGCTTTCctacataatttattatatggTGCAAATACTAATAGTAACCAAGAGTGTTAAGGTAGCATGTCATTTTGGAGTTTgtgattatgttaatatataaCCGAGGGTTATCTTCAAGGTTACAATAACTTCTCACTGTCaaagctgctgctgctgctcaAAAGAACATTCAGTACAGTACCAACGTTAGGGTTATCACAGGGTGAATGGTGAATTTGACTAGGCTTGCTTCATGGGTCTACATCTTCAAGAAAGACAGCTTGACCAGCGTAAATAAATTGCATTTCCTCTTTCCATGTCTGCATAAACACCAAGAATCGTAAGCaagaaagaataaatataaGAATGGTAATCATGAAAGAATCAATACAAATCAAACAGCACTTATATATGATTTGTCTTAATTTTTTCACCTCGTATCGGAAAGAAATCCTCAAATTGGGAACATTTGTCTTGTGAATATCATTTCCTTCAGAACCTCTTAACAAATATTTATCCCCAAGCCAGTGTGACTGAAAGGACGGGAAAAAAACATTATGTAATAAACAGAAAATACATTCATATATAAGACAAGAACTTAGAGAAGACAACGTGAAATCACTTGAACTGATATATACTGAAAGAAGACCAAAACTAACACCTACAAAATTTACTGTCCATATTACACTTAGGTTTTTAGGCGAGCTCACACCAAAAACTCAATTTAAGTTATCCCCCCATGCTTACAAGTTTTAAGAATGTGCATACCTTTACAGAGCCCTAGTGCAgacaagaaaaaacataaaattcctACATTGTCATCTAATTTACCTTTGCTTGGTGTGAAAATCCAGATTGGTACACAGAATTTCTAGCTATCTCACATAGGTCGCAGGCAGAGAGCTTCCATACCTGCAATGCACATGTTAAGTAAAATATATGATCCCTAGTAAAGACAAAACAGAACATTTAACCAATTTATATTTAAGGTGGCTAAGAGTCTGGCAGAAACTAGACCTTTGCTGCAACACTATATTCTTCGAGCAGTGGCTCTTTTGTCAAATGAATTTGCAAAGGATCATCAGTAGAGAGAGAGACATTTAGACCTCGCTGGAAAAACATTGGTAATGGATTGCGTTTATAGTCCAAGAAAAGGGAATTGTTGCTAAGTGGTGACATAGCTAATCCGACCTAAAGTGATAACAGAGTGGTATTAATATATTGTCAGAAATTATCaggataaagataaaataaaagaagtatTGGTAAAGAATAGGATTTCAACTTTAATTTCCCACTACATTACAGTGGACCCAAACTCGGAATAGCAGCAAAATCTGTAATAttccattttaactttaatGTTGACCAAAAGAATATTCCTGAGGGCTAACCTGTGCAAGATAATACAAGTACTGCAAAACTGGAGTTTTACGCAAATTAATCCCATGAGAAATGTTATGGCATAGGAGGAAGGCAGCAGCCAAATGATCACTATCACCTGCCTGCACAACTAGTTTGATCATAACTATCATATTAAACATAAAGTATTATACTATACAGCTAGAATATAGAAAACAACCTCTCCACAATGAGGCCGCAACTTTATTGTGGTCATTCCTTTAGATTCACGCAGCTGAAACCAACAGTGAGATATTAATATTGTTGATAACCAGGAATTCTTTTGTAAATCTCTATTTGCTCCATCTTTTcctgtttctttttttccattGATGTGCTTGAACTTGAAGACCTCAACTTCACCACACCCcaccaaaaaaagaaacaaaacccaACCAACCTCAAACTAAACTAGAGTGAAGCATAATTGGCCTTAGAATTGAAAGGGAATAAAAAAGGCAATGGTTAGTTGTTAAACTCTTGAGCACTATAAAGAGAGAAATAGTATAAACCTTGTTGAGTGTATACAAGTTTGCATAGCAGTAATAAAGGTAATAAGAGTATGCTGGATTAAATTCATTTGTCCACTCAGCTGGAGTAGGCATGTGCTTAGTTGGACGCCTTTCTGGTTTACTTTCATCATCTACAAGATCAAATCCCACCACCTGTAAGAAGAAGAAGCTCAACATATTACCCCAAtacatttgaaaagaaagaaactccAGAAAGAACAAAGTTGCTTCATTTGTTCATCATCCTTCATATGCCAGCTTTAATAatcaacaaaaatcaaaattgacacATCATCAGAAACAAATTTGATTGTGAATATGACAAGCACCCAAGTACTTGGGGAACCCACCCTTAAAAGATAGCTGTTAAGGGGGATGAATCAAGCACTTAAATACTACACCGAGCATCCCATACTATGCATTGTGACTTGAGAACCCCATAATACCCAAGTCCCTATCAGAATGCATCTCAGACCTCAACTTCATTCTCTATTACCGAAAAAACCTTACAATGATGAACTGTGATACAGAAATGTATGTACAGTAGATGCATCCGTTTGTTACAATAAAGCAGTGCATTGAGTTATTTAAAGTTCTtgcaacaaaagcagaaaatcAGTTTGATTTGAAAAATATGGGGTTGGttcaatgataattttattgaatattagGAATTTACAACATGAGCAAAAGAGCAGCATTGCAAAACAAACTGATAGAACTTGGAATTTTGTATAGATGAGGATCAGATCCTACAACAGAGGAAAAACTTCTAAAAACAGAATAATAaccttaaaaataaacaaatattaatagcCTTATCTCACTAGGTGAGGTTGGTTACAAGGATCACATGTCATTGGACTTGGTTAAAAACCAATTCTCAAGAATATTAGCCAGCATGAAATATCTTCTATTAATTTCCTCTAACGTCCTTCTTGGCCTCCCTCTACCCTTTTTCACAGGGTTAAAAACCATACAATTTACTTTCCTCACCAATGCCTCTAACGGCCTTTGCATGTGCCCAAAGCATCTTAACCATTTTTTGTCATCTTTTCCTCAATAGGTGTCACACGAATGTCTCACGGTACACAATCATTTTGTATCTTGTCCTTTCTTGTGTAGCCACAAATCCATCTAAATATACTCATTTCTACTACTCTCACTCTTTCTCTAGATATCCCTTCAAAGCTTAACATTCACTACCATAGAGTATAGTTAGTCAAATAGATGTATGATAAAACTTTGCTTTAAGCTTGATAGGTATTTTGCAGTCACAAATAACCCCCAACGTCTTTCTCCATTTtcacatttttgtttcttacatAACCAAAAAGGAGTGTTTTTAAAGCCTTGTTTACTATTGGCACAATATAACAGCTACACCAGGAAATACATATTGTCGTTAAAATGTTACATTTGGAAAATTAGGTAACCATACAACTAAATACATATACAAGCACACAAAAATAGGGGTATGTGTTCAcacaaaaaataagagaaaaaaattgactaaCCTGCTTCAAAAACAAATGTAATTGAGGATGAGAATTTGGATCCACTGTGACTTCAAATAGAGGAATAAACACATTATCTAGAATATTCTGAAAGGAGGTAACAATTCCCATATTCTTGTACACATTGTATAACCGTGGTAACTGTGCCAATAAAAGTTCACAAAACAAGATCAAAGTCACCGAACAGAAAATAATTCCAAATTAAAAGACGACAACAGGGAAAGCAgtcaaaacacaaaacaaaattctaAATAAACTAACAGATAAGGAACATTATATCAAATCAAATGGAGTAtgcataaaattcaaattaatggTGATTGATCCTCATGACCCAATTAAACTAAATTCATCAACTTGCAAAGTAAATTGCATTACATGTTCCATTATATATGTAAGAATCTGTATCATATAAATGTGAACTTGTTGGCATGTAGTACGCAAATAATGTTATTGTTAACTAACTTCTCctttttgcattttatttttatatttttgtggtGTCCGGTGGTTTGGGAGACTGGGTTAGTTGTTAACCTAAATGTTAATCCCACTCAGCACACCCCCAAAGCCCAAACACTTCTCAAGACATGAAGCAGGAACAGATGTAGAAAATTAGATGATAACACTGTTGACAACAAGCTGCACTTTCCTAGTGCCAACAATTACTACACAATATATAAAAAGGTAACATAGAAGAAGTTGAGGTGGAAGACCTCTCAAGTAGAAAAAATTATCAGAAGGACAACAAATAACATTGCTTGCAATAATGATATCGTTGCTGCTGATGCAATTAAACATCATATTTCAGCAATCGTGTAATAGGACTACTGTGCACTTCTTGAGGAGATATTGACAGAATAGGTTAATCTTATAATCGGGAGGAAAAGAAAGTTGGGTATATAGCATGGTCAATATAGCGCACAAATGTTAGAAACCTCATTAAGTAGCGAGTGATTTAGATCTATGTTCCAAGGGCATTTTTCAAGATTCTGTCTTATAACATTGTACCATTGTCGTTAGGCTAAAAAAAGAAATGGTCCTAAACTCAAAGATAAGGAAGACCCACTCAAGTAGTAATCCTTTAAGAATTAACTCACAAAAGGGAGGTTAGTGTCATAATGGAAATAACTTTTACCATAAACTCACAGGAAGTTAGTGTAAACCAAACTGATAGAAAACTGGATCAAAAGCTAGAAGATGAATTACACTACCTGGATTAGCCATACGGCATTCTTACTATAAAGAGCATTGTTAACAAACCAACTAGCCAGCTGACCCCACTCACTCTGTTTTCTTCCATAAACAGAGATCCTGTACTCAGCCatctgaaaattttatttttatttataatatgaaatatctaaaagtaaaaaaaaaataaataaataaataaaaaaaaaataaaatatatatatatatatatatatatatatatatatatatatataaatcattatGGATAAATAACCTGATATTTGCTTGCTTCAAGATCTGTCAAAACTTCCTTTGTTACTTCAGCCAGAAACCTTCCTGTAAATTTTGGTGGCTTTAAGCTATTATGACTTCAAGAAGCATAAACTAACACTTCTAATATTCAGTTGGAATTCATAATAGAAGTAAATAATACGAAACATTCTTATTCTGAAACCAACCCTGGATAAGATTATCCtgctttaaaaatatttctcttaGTCTGCTCTGTCCACAAGGATTATACTTAAGGTTGAATTTGTCAAATCTATGGAATGTGCTCTTATCTGCATGGACGTCCAACAAATCAACATTCAGATCATATCTGCAtcataattttcattaattagaAAAGGTGATGACAGACAAGAACACAAATAATTTCAGAAGCCAGTTCTTGTTTTCCAAataggatgaaaaaaattagagaacaaTATTGCATACCCAGTCAAATCCAAACTCTCAAAAACCTCCTTAAGGGTCATATATTTTCCATCTCTAAAGATAACAACCTGTTAACATAGGTtaataatgaagaaaaattaagaacaaGTAATCTGGAAAATAAAaaggcaaaaaggaaggaaaaagcAGCCAACAACATTACAGTCCCATTGAAAAGATTAATTAGAACCCCAAAGTATATTTTCACCTCATCagattcttttcttaatttggaCTTGATGAAGCGCACAAGATGCTTCTGATTCATGCAAGCGGAATGATGAATATGAGTATCAACTTTTCTGATATTGTAAAAATCTCGGTGGGGTGCACCCTTCTGAGCCAGAAACTCCCTATCTGCATTTAGTAACAGATGAAGGCGGAATTTCTGTATAATGATCAGATGCATGTTATAAACAATGCCACAGGCAAGCACAAAGAGACCATATAAACAGAagtttgtgaaaacaaaacatacTTCCTCAAGAAATCGTAGCCTGTGGTAGCATGAAGTGCGAACATTCCCAATAGACATAACTTTTAGAATATAATGCATATCGGTAAAAAATCTCGTTGAGCTTGCAACAGGGAATAGCTCTTCAGTGTCTGTGAACAGTTTCACAAAAAAACTCAGTTCTTCTATCTTCAACAAACTCAATACTGAACAAAATTGCTGTGAAATCATTGCATAGTCATGTTGTTAACACTCAGAGCTTACCACTTTTACTTGCATACACATGTATGACTCCATCTTCCATCCTAAAGTGGTGCTGTTTGCAAAATCAAAAGTCGGTTATAACAATATCAACCAAACACTTCAAAGCAATATAACAATATCAACAGAACACTTCAGAACAAAATTGACTGTTAATAACTCAAGCAGATTCCACACATAGCAAAAAAATTCTGAGTGActaatcaataaataataacacAGAAGCCACAAACATACCGATGTTGCTTCAACTGGttcaaaatgatatgggtcaGAGTTAGTTTCCACAGGTTCAGTCTTCCATGGAACATCCTTGTAAACATATTTCTTACGCAAATCTAAGCATTCTCGAATCATTTTGCATACTTCCTCCTCTTCTATATTTGTTGTCTCTGAACATATTTTGTAGAGTAAGACAAAGATGTATTAAATACTAGCTTTTGCAATCTTGCTTCATATTATACAAGTCAGACaatgaaccaaaaaaaaattatattgtttgaGGATAAAAATAGGTAATATATCATGCAGGCataattctaaaattatttaacatgaAAGAATATAAAAGCAATCAGAATAACAGTAAAGATTGTGATAGCAATGTGAAAGTACCATGCGCAGTATTTCTTGTAGGCAAGACATTATTggcaaacacaatgtcatcccCAGCTACATGTACTGGAGTTGAATCTGTTATTCCATGACCATTCATATCTGCACCAGCTTTCACTTCCTTTGAAGCCTCTCCATACATCTGATTGTTTGCATCCTCAACTCTGAATGGAACAGCGGGCAAATTGCACACATTTGAATCTAGTCCCTGCAACATCATGAATCACTAAATTACAGGGATAGAAATAACTGTACAATGAATCTTCATACAACAAAAATAACCAAGGATTAGCAAGCCAAAAGATTTAAGATCATGCACCAGACAACACCAACACTATCTACTTTCCaaattatcaaatacaaaaggcaATAACTCTAGACCTCAACTTAAATAATATCCCTTCAATCAAATCCCAATATAATGGTAAGTTGGAAacttaaaatattgaaaacacGAAAGCATGTTTCTCAACTTGTCCCCTGAATAACAATCAGCAAACAGGTCATAGTTTAGTTAACAAAGTTCAAAACAGCATTCAGCATTGCAAGATATAAGAAATCATTATTCTCACGTAAGTATTTGAGAAAGGAATGCGATTGTCATCAGCAAGCTGTATTTCCTCCTCATCAGAATCCTCAGCACTTTCAAATGTGGTACGTCCCGGTGACCGCGGGGTCATAATTCTACCAACAGAACCTATCCTCTTATATGAACACAAAACCTGAACACTCTCTCCTACACAAACCAAATCACAGCttaattttcataagcaaaccaaagaagaagaaaaacaaaaacagccTAATTTTCATACACTATCAAGGCAACGAATTAAAAAGcacaattttaaagtaattacaaaAGTCAACAATCTTACCATACACTATCCGTATATTATACTGGCAACTAAttactagtaaaaaaaacacaattttaaagTCAATATTACAAAAGTCAACAATCTCACCATACATCACATTGTATGTttggatgaatgcatgctaattaaactaaaaaagagagggaaaaaaaCTACCATTTCAATCAAAAAGAAAACCATAACTGaactaaactaaactaaactGAACAAAAACTGTACAAATAGAATTGATATTCACACCATTATTGGAACCAGTTCGAAGAGACGGAAGCCCCGATGGAACGAATTGGAGATTTTCCAGCGACGAAGCGCGATTCTTAGCGTCCTCTCGGATCCAATCCGTTGCGGAAACCACGTTCGGCATCGAGGACGAAATCCGATAGCTCCGAAGCACGTTCGAGCTGTCGTCGACGGACATCGACAAGGCTCCACGGTAGCTTCTCAGATCGGCGTCCGTTTCGGTATCTCCGTTGTCGTCTCCGAATCCGGTCCGATCATCGTCATCGTCGTCGGAGTCGTCGGAGGAGGTGGCGAGAGGTTTGCGGCGGAGTTCGACGAGGCGGTGGAGGACGTGGTCGACGGTGCGGCGGTGGATGAAGAAGGCGGAGAGGGCCATGAAGGA contains:
- the LOC100793831 gene encoding probable AMP deaminase, encoding MDPSSSLPPSLHLAMAALLGASFMALSAFFIHRRTVDHVLHRLVELRRKPLATSSDDSDDDDDDRTGFGDDNGDTETDADLRSYRGALSMSVDDSSNVLRSYRISSSMPNVVSATDWIREDAKNRASSLENLQFVPSGLPSLRTGSNNGESVQVLCSYKRIGSVGRIMTPRSPGRTTFESAEDSDEEEIQLADDNRIPFSNTYGLDSNVCNLPAVPFRVEDANNQMYGEASKEVKAGADMNGHGITDSTPVHVAGDDIVFANNVLPTRNTAHETTNIEEEEVCKMIRECLDLRKKYVYKDVPWKTEPVETNSDPYHFEPVEATSHHFRMEDGVIHVYASKSDTEELFPVASSTRFFTDMHYILKVMSIGNVRTSCYHRLRFLEEKFRLHLLLNADREFLAQKGAPHRDFYNIRKVDTHIHHSACMNQKHLVRFIKSKLRKESDEVVIFRDGKYMTLKEVFESLDLTGYDLNVDLLDVHADKSTFHRFDKFNLKYNPCGQSRLREIFLKQDNLIQGRFLAEVTKEVLTDLEASKYQMAEYRISVYGRKQSEWGQLASWFVNNALYSKNAVWLIQLPRLYNVYKNMGIVTSFQNILDNVFIPLFEVTVDPNSHPQLHLFLKQVVGFDLVDDESKPERRPTKHMPTPAEWTNEFNPAYSYYLYYCYANLYTLNKLRESKGMTTIKLRPHCGEAGDSDHLAAAFLLCHNISHGINLRKTPVLQYLYYLAQVGLAMSPLSNNSLFLDYKRNPLPMFFQRGLNVSLSTDDPLQIHLTKEPLLEEYSVAAKVWKLSACDLCEIARNSVYQSGFSHQAKSHWLGDKYLLRGSEGNDIHKTNVPNLRISFRYETWKEEMQFIYAGQAVFLEDVDP